One Lacunisphaera limnophila DNA window includes the following coding sequences:
- a CDS encoding cytochrome c3 family protein: MSYKPSWSKTTMIFGGTALWGMFLVGCVVVQRTVVAPPTIAGATYVGDSKCSQCHEDVTSKFHDATHAKLFAEDVKGEAIGCESCHGAGSLHAKAGGGRDNIVNPKNSPETCFQCHLDKRGEFALPNAHPVLEGKMNCSDCHSPHTGDAISEGGTNFTALNESCVKCHVQQGGPYVFEHEASREGCITCHSPHGSLNDKMLKARNANLCLQCHFQQQTAPGVILIGGRDHASFLSRGTCWSAGCHEAIHGSHVSSSLRF, from the coding sequence ATGAGCTACAAACCAAGCTGGTCCAAAACCACGATGATTTTTGGCGGCACCGCCCTCTGGGGAATGTTCCTCGTTGGCTGTGTTGTCGTGCAACGCACCGTCGTCGCGCCGCCCACGATCGCGGGCGCCACCTACGTCGGCGACAGCAAATGCTCCCAGTGTCACGAGGACGTGACCTCCAAGTTCCATGATGCGACCCACGCCAAGCTGTTCGCCGAGGACGTGAAGGGCGAGGCCATCGGTTGCGAGTCCTGCCACGGCGCCGGCTCCCTGCACGCCAAGGCCGGCGGCGGGCGCGACAACATCGTCAACCCGAAGAATTCCCCCGAGACCTGCTTCCAGTGCCACTTGGACAAGCGCGGCGAGTTCGCCCTGCCGAACGCGCACCCGGTGCTCGAGGGCAAGATGAACTGCAGTGACTGCCACAGCCCGCACACCGGCGACGCCATCTCCGAGGGCGGCACCAACTTCACCGCGCTCAACGAGTCCTGCGTGAAGTGCCACGTGCAGCAAGGCGGCCCCTACGTGTTCGAGCACGAGGCCTCCCGCGAAGGCTGCATCACCTGCCACAGCCCCCACGGCTCGCTCAACGACAAGATGCTGAAGGCGCGCAACGCCAACCTCTGTCTGCAATGTCACTTCCAGCAGCAGACCGCCCCCGGCGTCATCCTGATCGGCGGCCGCGACCACGCCTCCTTCCTCTCCCGCGGCACCTGCTGGTCCGCCGGCTGCCACGAGGCCATCCACGGCTCGCATGTCAGTTCCTCCCTCCGCTTCTAA
- a CDS encoding cytochrome c3 family protein: MNTSALLRLFAGVVWVGLSAAVWVRGEEAIVGGKPPPVVPNSECLDCHEAEFKARKKGQPKEWIGIKPAAYEQSAHWGLACVECHTSITEPEHPSKLPKVDCLSCHEDTAAKHAFHPRMALNPRPEGEDTSCASCHDPHEMLAGKHPDFPFAARVQAEACGRCHQEAQQGFLASAHALNVPGSDRRPPNCLSCHRDPISAQALKSPTVELKLAQAVLCESCHVGHPGAGEQPTAGAKFVAGFDLSVHGAALQAGKADAASCVDCHGAHAMNKAAVGSASINRLHLTETCARCHEKQADDYRQSVHAIALGQGNLDSAGCTSCHGEHDIKPHKDPASRVHSANLAQQVCAECHDSVRLTRRYGLSSDTFKTFTDSYHGLAVRGGAVSVVNCASCHGSHIIKSQEDPTSSVHKANLVQTCGECHPGAGDRFTIGAVHSSDEHRDGSPVLYWIATFYLILIAGTVGGMLVHNGLDFLKKIRRKLAIQKGELVEPHVAHRLYVRMTGHERLQHLVLVISFVVLVVTGFMLRFPEAWWVVGLRSLSARAFEWRGLIHRVAGVIMLAGGAWHVWYLAGTRPGRQLFLDLLPRWRDVTDPWRVLRYNLGLAPTKPAFGRFSYIEKVEYWAMVWGTLLMGITGAVLWFDNTSMNLFAKLGFDVARTVHYYEAILATLAIICWHFYFVIFNPDVYPMNLAWLTGQMSEAEMREEHPLQLEAMKAAEQTPPPGPPPGGSDPA; the protein is encoded by the coding sequence ATGAACACTTCAGCTCTGCTCCGGCTTTTTGCCGGCGTTGTTTGGGTCGGGCTCAGCGCGGCCGTCTGGGTCCGCGGGGAGGAAGCCATCGTTGGCGGCAAGCCGCCGCCGGTGGTGCCCAACAGCGAGTGCCTCGACTGCCATGAGGCGGAATTCAAGGCGCGCAAGAAGGGTCAGCCCAAGGAATGGATCGGGATCAAACCCGCCGCCTACGAACAGTCCGCCCACTGGGGGCTGGCCTGCGTGGAATGTCACACGAGCATCACCGAGCCGGAACATCCGTCCAAACTGCCGAAGGTGGACTGCCTGTCGTGCCACGAGGACACCGCGGCCAAGCATGCCTTCCATCCCCGGATGGCGTTGAACCCGCGGCCGGAGGGCGAGGACACGAGCTGCGCGTCCTGTCACGACCCGCATGAGATGCTGGCGGGGAAGCACCCGGACTTTCCGTTTGCGGCCCGCGTCCAGGCGGAGGCCTGCGGGCGCTGTCACCAGGAAGCGCAACAGGGATTCCTCGCCTCGGCGCACGCCCTGAATGTACCCGGCTCCGACCGTCGCCCCCCCAACTGCCTGTCCTGCCACCGCGACCCGATCAGCGCGCAGGCGCTGAAGAGCCCGACGGTGGAGCTGAAGCTGGCCCAGGCTGTCCTCTGCGAATCCTGCCACGTGGGCCATCCCGGGGCGGGGGAGCAGCCGACGGCTGGCGCGAAGTTCGTGGCCGGTTTTGATCTTTCCGTGCACGGGGCCGCGCTGCAGGCCGGCAAGGCGGACGCCGCCAGCTGCGTGGACTGTCACGGCGCGCATGCCATGAACAAGGCCGCGGTGGGCTCGGCGTCCATCAATCGGCTGCACCTCACGGAAACCTGTGCGCGCTGTCATGAAAAGCAGGCGGACGACTACCGCCAGAGCGTGCATGCCATCGCCCTCGGCCAGGGCAACCTGGACTCCGCCGGGTGCACCAGCTGTCACGGCGAGCATGACATCAAGCCGCACAAGGATCCGGCCTCCCGGGTCCACTCGGCGAACCTGGCTCAGCAGGTTTGCGCCGAATGCCATGACTCGGTCCGGCTTACCCGCCGTTACGGGCTTTCGAGCGACACCTTCAAAACCTTCACCGACAGTTACCACGGCCTCGCCGTGCGCGGGGGCGCGGTGAGTGTCGTCAACTGCGCCAGCTGCCACGGCAGCCACATCATCAAGTCACAGGAAGACCCGACCTCGAGCGTGCACAAGGCGAACCTGGTGCAGACCTGCGGCGAGTGTCATCCCGGCGCCGGCGACCGGTTCACGATCGGCGCGGTCCACTCCAGCGACGAGCACCGCGACGGTTCCCCCGTGTTGTACTGGATCGCCACGTTCTATCTGATTTTGATCGCCGGGACGGTGGGCGGCATGCTCGTGCACAACGGGCTGGATTTCCTGAAGAAGATCCGGCGGAAGCTCGCCATCCAGAAGGGCGAGCTGGTGGAGCCCCACGTCGCCCACCGGCTCTACGTCCGCATGACCGGGCATGAGCGACTGCAGCATCTGGTGCTGGTGATCAGCTTTGTCGTGTTGGTGGTCACGGGCTTCATGCTGCGTTTCCCCGAGGCGTGGTGGGTGGTGGGGCTGCGCAGCCTCAGCGCGCGGGCCTTTGAGTGGCGCGGCCTGATCCACCGGGTGGCCGGCGTCATCATGTTGGCCGGCGGCGCCTGGCATGTCTGGTACCTCGCCGGGACCCGGCCGGGCCGGCAGCTCTTCCTCGATCTGTTGCCGCGGTGGCGCGATGTGACCGATCCCTGGCGGGTGTTGCGGTACAACCTCGGCCTGGCGCCGACGAAACCTGCTTTCGGGCGGTTCAGCTACATCGAGAAGGTCGAATACTGGGCCATGGTCTGGGGCACGCTGCTGATGGGCATCACCGGCGCCGTCCTCTGGTTCGACAACACCTCGATGAATCTCTTCGCCAAGCTCGGTTTCGACGTCGCGCGCACGGTGCACTACTACGAGGCCATCCTGGCGACGCTGGCGATCATCTGCTGGCATTTCTATTTCGTGATCTTCAACCCGGATGTGTATCCGATGAACCTAGCCTGGCTCACCGGGCAGATGTCGGAGGCCGAGATGCGGGAGGAGCATCCGCTGCAGTTGGAGGCGATGAAAGCGGCGGAGCAGACCCCGCCGCCGGGCCCACCGCCGGGCGGGTCGGACCCGGCTTGA
- a CDS encoding cytochrome c3 family protein → MDKVSSSWVRIMLALVGVWALGWGTVRGAEPTEPVALAAAPAVIPNSECLDCHEAEFKARKRGQPKEWVGVRPEIFTKSVHGKINCVDCHASITEPEHPSKLPPAQCASCHADAVTQFNHSIHGVSHEMGSSDAATCASCHGTHDMVPVKQADSPVFVFNLAKTCAKCHDDAKITKDYRMGQSKAEGHYLDSIHGRALVKMGLVVAPTCNDCHGVHDIKRSVDKESHTNHANIAKSCGTCHLGIEDTYKESVHGQLLLKGDKQGPVCTDCHSAHDIEKPANAHFKANSDQSCGKCHEDRLEHYRETYHGKAMALGQPNVASDVAACYDCHGHHDVFPVSDPRSRLSKDQILTTCQQCHPGVGPKFTEYQPHANPLDKENYPILNKVFWFMTSLLIGVFSFFGLHTAFWLFRSIYLYLHDTKTFRAAVVQTHVDDENYTRFTPFERFLHLMMVTSFLALVITGMPLKFYYTDWAKLMFRLLGNAEVARTLHHYAAVVTFAYFGLHLGALVRGFWRNRGGLKDPVTGKFTLARLFGIIFHPDSMVPSPQDWRDFIAHQKWFFGKGPKPQFDRWTYWERFDYFAVFWGVAIIGFSGLIMWFPGFFTQFLPGWVINIALVVHSDEALLAAGFIFSFHFFNTHFRIEKFPMDTVIFSGRISKTEMLHERKRWYDRLVAAGRLEVFRVKSDDWEGRKHIAKTWGFIFFGTGLILLALIVYAMVSRLVH, encoded by the coding sequence ATGGACAAGGTCTCCTCATCGTGGGTCCGGATCATGCTGGCGCTGGTCGGCGTCTGGGCCTTGGGGTGGGGGACGGTCCGGGGCGCCGAGCCGACTGAGCCCGTCGCGCTGGCGGCCGCTCCGGCGGTCATCCCGAACAGCGAGTGCCTGGATTGTCACGAGGCCGAGTTCAAGGCGCGCAAGCGGGGCCAGCCCAAGGAGTGGGTCGGCGTGCGGCCTGAGATTTTCACCAAATCGGTGCATGGCAAAATCAACTGCGTGGATTGCCACGCCTCGATCACCGAACCCGAGCATCCCTCCAAGCTGCCGCCGGCCCAATGCGCGAGCTGCCACGCGGATGCGGTCACCCAGTTCAACCACAGCATCCACGGGGTGAGCCATGAGATGGGCTCGTCCGACGCCGCCACCTGCGCCAGCTGTCACGGCACGCACGACATGGTGCCGGTCAAGCAGGCGGACTCGCCGGTGTTCGTGTTCAACCTGGCGAAGACCTGCGCGAAATGCCACGACGACGCGAAGATCACCAAGGATTACCGCATGGGCCAGTCAAAGGCGGAGGGCCATTATCTCGACAGCATCCATGGCCGGGCCCTCGTCAAGATGGGTCTGGTGGTGGCGCCCACCTGCAACGACTGCCATGGCGTCCACGACATCAAGCGCAGTGTCGACAAGGAGTCGCACACCAACCACGCCAACATCGCCAAGAGCTGCGGCACCTGCCACCTGGGCATCGAGGACACCTACAAGGAGAGCGTGCATGGCCAGTTGTTGCTGAAAGGCGACAAGCAGGGTCCGGTCTGCACGGACTGTCACAGCGCGCACGACATCGAGAAACCGGCGAACGCCCACTTCAAGGCCAACAGCGACCAGAGCTGCGGCAAGTGCCACGAGGATCGGCTGGAGCACTACCGCGAGACTTACCACGGCAAGGCCATGGCCCTCGGCCAGCCGAACGTGGCCTCCGATGTCGCCGCGTGCTACGATTGCCACGGCCACCACGACGTCTTCCCGGTCAGCGACCCGCGCTCGCGACTGTCCAAGGACCAGATCCTGACGACCTGCCAGCAGTGCCATCCGGGGGTCGGGCCAAAGTTCACCGAGTACCAGCCGCACGCCAACCCGCTGGACAAGGAGAACTACCCGATTCTGAACAAGGTCTTCTGGTTCATGACCTCGCTGCTCATCGGCGTGTTCAGCTTCTTCGGGCTGCACACGGCGTTCTGGCTCTTCCGTTCGATCTACCTCTACCTGCACGACACGAAGACCTTCCGCGCGGCCGTGGTGCAGACGCACGTGGATGATGAGAACTACACCCGCTTCACGCCCTTTGAGCGCTTCCTGCACCTGATGATGGTGACGAGTTTCCTGGCCCTGGTGATCACCGGCATGCCGCTCAAGTTCTACTACACGGACTGGGCGAAGCTCATGTTCCGCCTGCTGGGCAACGCCGAGGTGGCGCGCACCCTGCACCACTATGCGGCGGTGGTCACCTTTGCGTACTTCGGCCTGCACCTTGGCGCGCTGGTGCGCGGCTTCTGGCGGAATCGCGGCGGCCTGAAGGATCCGGTCACGGGCAAGTTCACGCTGGCGCGCCTTTTTGGGATCATCTTCCACCCCGACTCGATGGTTCCCTCACCGCAGGACTGGCGCGACTTCATCGCGCACCAAAAGTGGTTCTTCGGCAAGGGCCCGAAGCCGCAGTTCGACCGCTGGACCTATTGGGAGCGCTTTGACTATTTCGCGGTTTTCTGGGGCGTGGCGATCATCGGTTTCTCCGGCCTCATCATGTGGTTCCCCGGCTTCTTTACGCAGTTCCTGCCGGGCTGGGTGATCAACATCGCCCTGGTGGTGCACTCCGACGAGGCGTTGCTGGCCGCCGGCTTCATCTTCTCGTTCCACTTCTTCAACACCCATTTCCGCATCGAGAAATTCCCGATGGACACCGTCATCTTCTCCGGCCGCATCTCGAAGACCGAGATGCTCCATGAGCGGAAGCGCTGGTACGACCGCCTGGTGGCCGCCGGCCGGCTCGAAGTCTTCCGGGTGAAGTCCGACGATTGGGAAGGCCGCAAGCACATCGCCAAGACCTGGGGCTTCATCTTCTTCGGCACCGGCCTGATCCTGCTCGCGCTCATCGTCTACGCCATGGTTTCCCGTCTGGTCCACTGA
- a CDS encoding NapC/NirT family cytochrome c, producing the protein MSDAPVPPPAAASKPRSDFNNWISAIGAVLSLGSLFSFALLTWMDLTGSNQNPYLGIFSYIVAPGFLIAGIALTFFGAWAQRRWAAKHAATKPDKWRLDFSNAAQRRLLVLFGAGGVVFLLLSAFGSYQSYHYAESNQFCGQVCHTAMNPEFQTYQRGAHARVDCVQCHVGSGATAFIQAKLNGTRQLIGYTLDNYQRPIPTPVHNLRPARETCEQCHWPEKFHGNVELVYDHYLSNRKNDTHTIRMLMHVNAGRPGSPIGGIHWHVSPDNVVEYYAVDTKRQDIVWMRVTDKKAGTVKIFRNEEFKGEPPADLVRAMDCMDCHNRPAHVFPTANETVEHAMALGKVSTKLPNIKRSAVQAMMQEEITTSAEAPAKIAEFLQAKYKDHADLPGTIAAVQEIYATTIFPERKADWRVYPNNIGHKDWVGCFRCHDDKHKTEKGETVRASDCTSCHTIIAQGKGEELASISPTGLEFVHPNGEYDEELTCADCHNGGIQGK; encoded by the coding sequence ATGAGTGACGCTCCCGTCCCGCCGCCCGCCGCCGCATCCAAACCCCGTTCGGATTTCAACAATTGGATCAGCGCGATCGGCGCGGTGCTCTCGCTCGGGTCCCTGTTCTCCTTTGCCCTGCTGACCTGGATGGACCTCACCGGGTCCAACCAGAATCCCTACCTCGGCATTTTCAGCTACATCGTCGCGCCCGGCTTTTTGATTGCCGGCATCGCCCTGACTTTCTTTGGGGCCTGGGCTCAGCGCCGTTGGGCGGCGAAGCATGCGGCGACCAAGCCCGACAAGTGGCGGCTGGATTTCAGCAACGCCGCGCAGCGCCGCCTGCTCGTCCTGTTTGGCGCCGGCGGGGTGGTTTTCCTGCTGCTCAGCGCCTTCGGCAGCTACCAGTCCTACCATTACGCCGAGTCCAACCAGTTCTGCGGCCAGGTCTGCCACACGGCGATGAATCCCGAATTCCAGACGTACCAGCGCGGCGCCCATGCACGGGTGGATTGCGTGCAGTGCCATGTCGGCTCGGGGGCGACGGCCTTCATTCAGGCCAAGCTCAACGGCACCCGCCAGCTCATCGGTTACACCCTCGACAACTACCAGCGCCCGATCCCGACACCCGTGCACAACCTCCGCCCGGCCCGCGAAACCTGCGAGCAGTGCCACTGGCCGGAGAAGTTCCACGGCAACGTCGAGCTGGTCTATGACCATTACCTCTCCAACCGGAAAAATGACACCCACACCATCCGCATGCTCATGCACGTGAATGCCGGCCGGCCCGGGAGCCCGATCGGGGGCATTCACTGGCATGTGAGCCCCGACAACGTGGTCGAGTATTACGCCGTGGACACCAAGCGCCAGGACATCGTCTGGATGCGCGTGACCGACAAGAAGGCCGGCACGGTGAAGATCTTCCGCAACGAGGAATTCAAGGGCGAGCCGCCCGCCGACCTGGTGCGCGCCATGGACTGCATGGACTGCCACAACCGTCCGGCCCACGTCTTCCCCACGGCCAACGAGACCGTGGAGCACGCCATGGCCCTCGGCAAGGTCAGCACCAAGCTGCCCAACATCAAGCGCAGCGCGGTCCAGGCCATGATGCAGGAGGAGATCACCACCTCCGCCGAGGCCCCCGCCAAGATCGCCGAATTCCTCCAGGCGAAATACAAGGACCACGCGGACCTGCCCGGCACCATCGCCGCGGTGCAGGAGATCTACGCCACGACCATCTTCCCCGAGCGCAAGGCCGACTGGCGCGTCTACCCGAATAACATCGGGCACAAGGACTGGGTCGGCTGCTTCCGCTGCCATGATGACAAGCACAAGACGGAAAAGGGCGAGACCGTGCGCGCCAGTGACTGCACCTCGTGCCATACCATCATCGCGCAGGGCAAGGGCGAGGAGCTCGCCTCCATCAGTCCCACCGGCCTTGAGTTCGTGCACCCCAACGGTGAGTACGACGAGGAACTGACCTGCGCCGACTGTCACAACGGCGGCATCCAGGGCAAGTAG
- a CDS encoding c-type cytochrome, translated as MKTTTKLALLGLTLASVCVAGRAATAAENWENLCASCHGEDGKAQTKQGKKLKIRDYSDAAVQAELKDEEMLKAILEGVTENGKERMKAFKDELEKPDTEAKDLVDFIRKLKA; from the coding sequence ATGAAAACCACCACGAAACTCGCTCTGCTCGGCCTCACGCTGGCCTCCGTTTGTGTTGCCGGCCGCGCCGCCACCGCCGCGGAAAACTGGGAAAACCTCTGCGCCTCCTGTCACGGTGAGGATGGCAAGGCCCAGACCAAGCAGGGCAAGAAACTCAAGATCCGCGACTATTCCGACGCTGCGGTCCAGGCCGAACTCAAGGATGAGGAGATGCTCAAGGCCATCCTCGAGGGTGTCACCGAGAACGGCAAGGAGCGCATGAAGGCGTTCAAGGACGAACTCGAGAAGCCTGACACGGAGGCCAAGGACCTGGTCGACTTCATCCGCAAGCTGAAGGCCTGA
- a CDS encoding methyl-accepting chemotaxis protein, producing the protein MTLNGKILLSLLGGISAIYLGSQAVQWQRSNSLVKALAADNLRHEEADQWQWIETLEHATESAIVDAMSEGEMDKVRFLVEEQRKVQGVQELSVYGTKGKVLYSSRPEALKRPLPEALQGLLKSPEVVKQQTDDSFIIYRPMAVTESCFECHKNYRGRAVAGIIAYQFSNESLKQSRVQWTGAAQRLQSDMLRSTVLTSVFLLGGVALLTLYLIRRQVVRPLQAIATRLGVQAGAVGEAARTIATSSQSMAAGASQQAAAIEETGASLEELSGMTKQNAEAASQAETTVRDEVTPNYQRIAGLSAQMEGTLAQAVTAGAETAKIIRTIDEIAFQTNILALNAAVEAARAGEAGSGFAVVAEEVRNLARRSAEAAKTTEGLLENSRQHLQETQRDFAQVRAAIVGNAQATERLGQLVAGISQASREQAAGVGQINQAAREMDEVTQRNAAGADQNAASAQQLAGQSEQLDAAVQALASLIDGGAPATEEALGGGPDVFRQPVRESLSLTGAAG; encoded by the coding sequence ATGACCCTCAACGGCAAAATCCTCCTCTCCCTCCTCGGTGGCATCTCGGCCATCTACCTCGGCTCGCAGGCCGTGCAGTGGCAGCGCAGCAACAGCCTGGTCAAGGCGCTCGCGGCCGACAACCTGCGCCATGAGGAAGCCGACCAGTGGCAGTGGATCGAGACCCTGGAACATGCCACGGAAAGCGCGATTGTCGACGCCATGTCGGAGGGCGAGATGGACAAGGTGCGCTTCCTCGTCGAGGAACAGCGCAAGGTGCAGGGGGTGCAGGAGCTTTCGGTCTACGGCACCAAGGGCAAGGTCCTCTACAGCTCCCGCCCGGAGGCGTTGAAACGGCCCCTGCCCGAGGCGCTGCAGGGCCTCTTGAAATCGCCCGAGGTGGTGAAGCAGCAGACGGACGACTCCTTCATCATTTATCGTCCCATGGCCGTCACGGAATCGTGCTTCGAGTGCCATAAGAACTACCGCGGGCGGGCGGTGGCGGGAATCATCGCCTATCAATTCAGCAATGAGTCGCTCAAGCAAAGCCGTGTGCAGTGGACCGGCGCGGCGCAGCGCCTGCAGTCGGACATGTTGCGCAGCACAGTGCTGACCTCGGTCTTTTTGCTGGGGGGCGTCGCCCTGCTCACGCTGTATCTCATCCGCCGCCAGGTGGTGCGGCCGTTGCAGGCCATCGCGACCCGGCTCGGGGTGCAGGCCGGGGCGGTCGGGGAGGCGGCGCGCACCATCGCGACGTCCAGCCAGTCGATGGCCGCCGGGGCCAGCCAGCAGGCGGCCGCCATCGAGGAGACCGGCGCCTCGCTGGAGGAGCTGTCCGGCATGACCAAGCAGAACGCCGAGGCGGCCAGCCAGGCCGAGACCACGGTGCGGGACGAGGTCACCCCCAATTACCAGCGCATCGCCGGCCTGTCGGCGCAGATGGAAGGGACGCTGGCGCAGGCCGTCACGGCCGGCGCCGAGACCGCGAAGATCATCCGCACGATCGACGAGATCGCCTTCCAAACCAACATCCTGGCCCTCAATGCGGCGGTCGAGGCCGCGCGCGCCGGCGAGGCCGGCAGCGGATTCGCTGTGGTGGCCGAGGAGGTCCGCAACCTCGCCCGGCGCTCCGCCGAGGCGGCGAAGACCACCGAGGGGCTGCTGGAAAACTCGCGCCAGCATCTGCAGGAAACCCAGCGTGATTTCGCCCAGGTCCGTGCTGCAATCGTGGGCAACGCCCAGGCCACGGAGCGGCTGGGCCAGCTGGTGGCCGGCATCAGCCAGGCCAGCCGGGAGCAGGCGGCGGGCGTCGGCCAGATCAACCAGGCCGCGCGCGAGATGGATGAGGTGACGCAGCGGAATGCGGCGGGCGCGGACCAGAACGCCGCTTCGGCGCAGCAGCTGGCCGGGCAGTCCGAGCAGCTCGATGCCGCCGTGCAGGCGCTGGCCAGCCTGATCGATGGGGGCGCCCCCGCCACAGAGGAAGCACTCGGTGGCGGCCCAGATGTTTTCCGCCAGCCGGTGCGCGAGTCCCTCAGCTTGACCGGAGCCGCTGGTTAA
- a CDS encoding cytochrome c biogenesis protein, whose translation MKKFLPLIVLLLGVVYLASTLRPEKNPTGFDLAGFGRVPVLVNGRIKPLDTVARTSLLTMQARQRVSSPETGTFVSSPSEWLATVFFDAAKADTFPIIKIDSPEVLSLLGLEEKDIRIEYDSVAKRTMAVLGFLPSTKSRFSYAQLKPRLPELDRQGRLAEPVESQLRTPFQKQVIAVRNRVILYLQLRLSVQMPESTDFLTELELFEKALPAGIAAVLAKQRGEAHSTEALGVMKEMADRFAYMEQLGHLRLVPPADGDNDPSHWELTGTTLLGSFGTGKINPTVMEYARLGQAWRKGDTATFNRIVASLHDQLEPRYPEAMRKSDIESRFNAAGPFYSSMTLYVWAFLLAVVSWLKWPEQLGRAAFWLLTLAFVSTSAGIFARMWLEGRPPVTNLYSSALFVGWGAVFLCLFLEKFYRNAIGSVAGGLIGFATLLIAHHLSLSGDTLEMMRAVLDSNFWLATHVIIITIGYSATFLAGFLAAIYVARGLLTRTLDKTTADALTRMVYGIVCFATLFSLVGTVLGGIWADQSWGRFWGWDPKENGALLIVIWNAVILHARWGGIVKQRGLMGLALFGNIVTSWSWFGTNMLGVGLHSYGFMDAAFYWLIAFVSSQLLLIALTLIPLEKWRSFRTPATA comes from the coding sequence ATGAAAAAGTTCCTCCCTCTCATCGTCCTGCTCCTCGGCGTCGTTTACCTCGCCTCGACGCTGCGCCCCGAGAAAAACCCGACCGGGTTTGACCTCGCCGGCTTTGGCCGCGTCCCCGTCCTCGTCAACGGCCGCATCAAGCCGCTCGACACGGTCGCCCGCACCTCCCTGCTCACCATGCAGGCCCGCCAGCGCGTCAGCTCGCCGGAAACCGGCACGTTTGTCAGCTCGCCCTCCGAGTGGCTCGCGACGGTCTTCTTCGATGCCGCCAAGGCCGACACTTTTCCCATCATCAAGATCGACTCCCCCGAGGTGCTGAGTCTCCTCGGCCTGGAGGAAAAGGACATCCGCATCGAGTACGACAGCGTGGCCAAGCGCACGATGGCCGTGCTCGGCTTCCTCCCCTCGACCAAGTCCCGTTTCTCCTACGCCCAGCTGAAGCCCAGGCTGCCCGAGCTCGACCGCCAGGGCCGCCTGGCCGAACCCGTCGAGTCCCAGCTGCGCACGCCGTTCCAGAAGCAGGTCATCGCCGTCCGCAACCGCGTCATCCTCTACCTTCAGCTGCGCCTCTCCGTGCAGATGCCCGAATCCACGGACTTCCTCACCGAGCTCGAGCTCTTTGAGAAGGCCTTGCCCGCCGGCATCGCCGCCGTCCTCGCCAAGCAGCGGGGCGAAGCCCACAGCACCGAGGCCCTCGGCGTCATGAAGGAAATGGCCGACCGTTTCGCCTACATGGAGCAACTGGGCCACCTGCGCCTCGTGCCGCCCGCCGACGGCGACAACGATCCCAGCCACTGGGAACTTACCGGCACGACCCTCCTCGGGTCCTTCGGCACCGGCAAGATCAACCCCACCGTCATGGAGTACGCCCGCCTCGGTCAGGCCTGGCGCAAGGGCGACACGGCCACTTTCAACCGCATCGTCGCCTCCCTGCATGACCAACTCGAGCCCCGCTACCCCGAGGCCATGCGCAAGAGCGACATCGAGTCCCGCTTCAACGCCGCCGGCCCGTTCTACAGCAGCATGACGCTCTACGTCTGGGCCTTCCTGCTCGCGGTCGTCTCCTGGCTCAAGTGGCCGGAACAGCTCGGCCGCGCCGCGTTCTGGCTCCTCACCCTCGCCTTTGTCTCCACCAGCGCCGGCATTTTCGCCCGCATGTGGCTGGAGGGCCGTCCGCCGGTCACCAACCTCTACTCCTCTGCCCTCTTCGTCGGCTGGGGTGCCGTCTTCCTCTGTCTCTTCCTCGAGAAATTCTACCGCAACGCCATCGGCAGCGTGGCCGGCGGCCTCATCGGCTTCGCCACCCTGCTAATTGCCCATCACCTCTCGCTGAGCGGTGACACCCTCGAGATGATGCGCGCCGTCCTGGATTCCAACTTCTGGTTGGCGACGCACGTGATCATCATCACCATCGGCTACTCGGCCACCTTCCTCGCGGGCTTCCTCGCCGCGATCTACGTCGCCCGCGGCCTGCTCACCCGGACGCTGGACAAGACCACGGCCGACGCCCTCACCCGCATGGTCTACGGCATCGTGTGCTTCGCCACCCTCTTCAGCCTCGTCGGCACCGTGCTCGGCGGCATCTGGGCCGACCAGTCCTGGGGCCGCTTCTGGGGCTGGGACCCGAAGGAGAACGGCGCCCTGCTCATCGTCATCTGGAACGCCGTCATCCTCCACGCCCGCTGGGGCGGCATCGTGAAGCAGCGCGGCCTGATGGGCCTCGCCCTCTTCGGCAACATTGTCACGAGCTGGAGCTGGTTCGGCACCAACATGCTGGGCGTCGGCCTCCACAGCTATGGCTTCATGGACGCCGCCTTCTACTGGCTCATCGCCTTTGTCTCCAGCCAGCTGCTGCTGATCGCGCTGACGTTGATCCCGCTCGAGAAATGGCGGAGCTTCCGGACGCCGGCCACGGCCTGA